One window of the Triticum dicoccoides isolate Atlit2015 ecotype Zavitan chromosome 3B, WEW_v2.0, whole genome shotgun sequence genome contains the following:
- the LOC119279272 gene encoding apoptosis-enhancing nuclease-like, whose translation MDNSSDAHSRHRCAACYRQFNRMEHLLEHMRSSHHSHHEPRCGVCSKHCRSLDALRDHLGFGASLPSKPACATAFQARGCLLCLAVFPTASALRAHCAACKLSRAPIPSSAQSLTRTMLRMGVRGGGGAVALGCKMVGSGSDGTLDVCAHVCVVDEQEVILYESFMKPLIPVTHYRYETTRIRPEHLRDAPTVKQAMRRVHDILLNGEQSYSYPSRGAARLLVGHGLEHDLDALGITTGTGSRRLTKAVGIHVGPGHPLANGVRAMSTA comes from the exons ATGGACAACTCTTCAGATGCTCACAG CCGTCACAGGTGCGCGGCGTGCTACCGTCAGTTCAACAGGATGGAGCACCTGTTGGAGCACATGCGATCGTCGCACCACTCCCACCATGAGCCCCGCTGCGGTGTCTGCAGCAAGCACTGCCGCTCCCTTGACGCGCTCCGCGACCACCTTGGCTTTGGCGCCTCCCTGCCCTCCAAGCCTGCCTGCGCCACCGCCTTCCAAGCCCGCGGCTGCCTGCTCTGCCTCGCCGTCTTCCCCACCGCCAGCGCCCTCCGCGCACACTGCGCCGCATGCAAGCTCTCCCGCGCTCCGATCCCCTCTTCCGCGCAGAGCCTCACGAGGACTATGTTGAGGATGGGCGTGCGAGGCGGTGGGGGCGCGGTGGCGCTGGGGTGCAAGATGGTCGGCAGCGGGAGCGATGGCACCCTCGACGTGTGCGCGCACGTCTGCGTCGTCGACGAGCAGGAGGTCATCCTCTACGAGAGCTTCATGAAGCCCCTCATCCCGGTCACGCACTACCGGTACGAGACCACACGGATCCGGCCCGAGCACCTCCGCGACGCGCCGACGGTGAAGCAGGCGATGAGGCGTGTGCATGACATCCTCCTCAACGGTGAGCAGTCCTACTCCTACCCCTCACGCGGCGCCGCCCGGCTCCTCGTCGGCCACGGCCTGGAGCACGACCTCGATGCGCTCGGcatcactaccggaacagg CTCCCGTCGGCTTACGAAGGCCGTCGGCATACACGTGGGGCCCGGCCACCCCCTGGCAAACGGCGTCAGAGCTATGTCGACGGCCTAg